One part of the Phragmites australis chromosome 3, lpPhrAust1.1, whole genome shotgun sequence genome encodes these proteins:
- the LOC133910472 gene encoding uncharacterized protein LOC133910472 — MAVYNSSWANLFPGAVMVNAEHIKSDHIPLVLHMEYEVSPIVRSSGGLKSFEARWLREETIEDIIKTVWDRACMEPTFAARTLSVHAELHASDRSTLKAPKKRIEELKKDMESFRAGPLTYDSIFQLKEIQFTIESLLEQEEIYWIQRG; from the coding sequence ATGGCCGTCTACAATTCAAGCTGGGCCAATCTATTCCCTGGTGCCGTTATGGTCAATGCAGAGCATATTAAGTCTGACCACATACCACTTGTTCTACACATGGAGTATGAGGTGAGCCCGATTGTCCGGTCATCTGGTGGGCTGAAATCTTTTGAGGCCAGATGGCTTAGAGAGGAAACAATAGAGGATATTATTAAGACTGTGTGGGACAGAGCTTGCATGGAGCCTACGTTCGCTGCACGTACATTGTCTGTCCATGCAGAGTTGCATGCTTCGGATCGCTCAACGTTGAAAGCACCCAAGAAAAGAATTGAGGAGCTAAAGAAGGATATGGAGTCTTTTCGTGCTGGCCCACTGACATATGACTCCATATTCCAGCTAAAAGAAATTCAATTTACAATAGAAAGCCTCCTTGAGCAAGAGGAGATTTATTGGATTCAAAGAGGCTGA
- the LOC133911888 gene encoding plant intracellular Ras-group-related LRR protein 7, translating to MGCCSSRSSDSPASRVARWRSTGIVALRDARLKEVPNEVLQVGNSMRTLDLTNNKLVEVPQEVGRLVNMQRLVLAGNLIENIPANIGYLRNLKILTLDRNRISILPEELGSLSNLQQLSICQNSLLCLPKSLGDLRNMLLLNVSDNKLKALPESIGGCNSLEELQANGNSIEDVPSSICNLVCLKSLSLNGNKIRQLPENLLKDCKALQNISLHDNPITMDQFQEMDGFKEFEARRRKKFDKQIDSNVMMSSTALDEGIDLR from the exons ATGGGTTGCTGCAGCAGCCGGAGCTCCGATTCCCCGGCCAGCCGCGTCGCGCGGTGGCGCTCCACCGGGATCGTCGCCCTCCGCGACGCCAGATTGAAG GAAGTACCAAATGAAGTTCTACAGGTGGGCAATTCCATGAGAACTCTGGATTTGACGAACAACAAGCTAG TTGAGGTTCCCCAAGAAGTTGGCCGACTTGTGAATATGCAAAGACTT GTTTTGGCTGGTAATTTGATTGAAAACATCCCTGCTAACATTGGATACCTGCGGAACCTTAAAATCCTCACACTTGACAGAAATAGGATCTCTATCTTGCCTGAAGAAT TGGGTTCTCTGTCAAATCTTCAGCAACTCTCTATTTGTCAGAATTCTTTATTGTGCCTGCCTAAGAGTTTAGGGGATTTGCGCAAT ATGTTGCTACTTAATGTATCTGATAACAAACTAAAGGCACTTCCAGAATCAATTGGAGGTTGCAATTCCCTGGAAGAATTGCAAGCCAATG GAAATTCAATCGAAGATGTGCCCTCGTCAATTTGCAACCTTGTTTGCCTTAAATCCTTATCTCTGAATGGCAACAAAATTCGTCAG CTTCCAGAAAACCTACTGAAAGACTGCAAGGCTCTTCAGAACATATCGCTGCACGACAACCCAATCACAATGGACCAGTTCCAAGAA ATGGATGGATTCAAAGAATTTGAGGCGCGCAGAAGGAAGAAATTCGACAAGCAGATCGATTCAAATGTTATGATGAGCTCCACGGCCCTGGATGAAGGGATTGATCTGCGATGA